One stretch of Halichoerus grypus chromosome 8, mHalGry1.hap1.1, whole genome shotgun sequence DNA includes these proteins:
- the ISL2 gene encoding insulin gene enhancer protein ISL-2: protein MVDIIFHYPFLGAMGDHSKKKPGTAMCVGCGSQIHDQFILRVSPDLEWHAACLKCAECSQYLDETCTCFVRDGKTYCKRDYVRLFGIKCAKCQVGFSSSDLVMRARDSVYHIECFRCSVCSRQLLPGDEFSLREHELLCRADHGLLLERAAAGSPRSPGPLPGARGLHLPDPGSGRQPSLRAHVHKQTEKTTRVRTVLNEKQLHTLRTCYAANPRPDALMKEQLVEMTGLSPRVIRVWFQNKRCKDKKKSILMKQLQQQQHNDKTSLQGLTGTPLVAGSPIRHESAVQGSAVEVQTYQPPWKALSEFALQSDLDQPAFQQLVSFSESGSLGNSSGSDVTSLSSQLPDTPNSMVPSPVET from the exons ATGGtggatattatttttcattatcctTTTCTGGGTGCTATGGGGGATCATTCCAAGA AGAAGCCCGGGACCGCCATGTGCGTGGGCTGCGGGAGTCAGATCCACGACCAGTTTATCCTGCGGGTGTCGCCCGACCTGGAGTGGCACGCCGCCTGCCTCAAGTGCGCCGAGTGCAGCCAGTACCTGGACGAGACGTGCACGTGCTTCGTGAGAGACGGGAAGACCTACTGCAAGCGGGACTATGTCAG GCTGTTCGGCATCAAGTGCGCCAAGTGCCAGGTGGGCTTCAGCAGCAGCGACCTGGTGATGCGGGCGCGGGACAGTGTGTATCACATCGAGTGCTTCCGCTGCTCCGTGTGCAGCCGCCAGCTGCTGCCCGGCGACGAGTTCTCGCTGCGGGAGCACGAGCTGCTCTGCCGCGCCGACCACGGCCTCCTGCTGGAGCGCGCCGCGGCCGGCAGCCCGCGCAGCCCCGGCCCGCTCCCCGGCGCCCGCGGCCTGCATCTGCCAG ACCCCGGGTCGGGCCGGCAGCCCTCGCTGCGCGCGCACGTGCACAAACAGACGGAGAAGACAACCCGCGTGCGGACGGTGCTCAACGAGAAGCAGCTGCACACGCTGCGGACCTGCTATGCCGCCAACCCGCGGCCCGACGCGCTCATGAAGGAGCAGCTGGTGGAGATGACCGGCCTGAGCCCACGGGTCATCCGCGTCTGGTTCCAGAACAAGCGTTGCAAGGACAAGAAGAAATCCATCCTCATGaagcagctgcagcagcagcagcacaaCGACAAGACG agcctccagggATTGACCGGGACGCCCCTGGTGGCGGGCAGCCCCATCCGTCACGAGAGCGCTGTGCAGGGCAGCGCAGTCGAGGTGCAGACGTACCAGCCACCGTGGAAAGCCCTCAGCGAGTTTGCCCTCCAGAGTGACCTGGACCAACCTGCCTTCCAGCAGCTG GTCTCCTTCTCTGAGTCTGGCTCGCTAGGCAACTCCTCCGGCAGCGATGTGACTTCCCTGTCCTCGCAGCTCCCGGACACCCCCAACAGCATGGTGCCGAGTCCCGTGGAGACGTGA